Proteins from a single region of Methanocella sp.:
- the tmk gene encoding dTMP kinase produces the protein MTRRGYLITIEGIDGTGKTTQVQLLKEWLDKHGIDAVALKEPTQGRYGQEIARRARSGDLSSENELRLFMEDRREDVEKSIRPALDAGKAVIMDRYYLSNMAYQGARGLDPERIRRENEAFSPIPDLIIILDISPEKSMARVNARKNVVGHFENAQYLEKVRDIFLAIGKQPNAMVIDTGAPIADVHRRIVDAVCELMHVFQ, from the coding sequence ATGACCCGCAGAGGCTATTTGATCACCATCGAAGGCATAGACGGCACTGGCAAGACCACCCAGGTCCAGCTTCTGAAGGAGTGGCTCGATAAGCACGGCATCGATGCCGTTGCCCTCAAGGAGCCCACGCAGGGCCGCTACGGGCAGGAGATAGCCCGGCGCGCCCGGTCCGGGGACCTCTCTTCGGAGAACGAGCTTCGGCTGTTCATGGAGGACCGGAGGGAGGACGTCGAGAAGAGCATCCGGCCCGCGCTCGATGCGGGGAAGGCGGTCATCATGGATCGCTACTATCTATCCAATATGGCGTACCAGGGCGCCCGCGGCCTCGACCCGGAGCGCATTCGCCGGGAGAACGAGGCATTTTCGCCCATACCCGACCTTATCATTATTCTCGATATCAGTCCGGAAAAAAGTATGGCCCGGGTGAACGCCAGAAAGAACGTGGTGGGGCATTTCGAGAATGCGCAATACCTGGAAAAGGTCCGGGATATCTTTTTAGCCATTGGAAAGCAGCCGAACGCCATGGTCATAGACACGGGCGCGCCCATCGCGGACGTTCACCGGCGCATCGTGGACGCCGTGTGCGAGCTGATGCATGTTTTCCAGTAA
- a CDS encoding DUF128 domain-containing protein, giving the protein MPDAETQRKLIEILRILSESNGEVGARKIAEELNRRGYNLGERATRYHLRMLDERGFTKKHGYLGRVITPLGEEEMEHALVTDRLGFVSTRIENYEYKTTFDPLSDTGDVVVNICYIDKADCDRSLAMLKRVVEAGYAISPRLKVVDEGEEILENDVPEGQMALATFCSITIDGVLLKRGIPVNLKYGGILRVKNHKAERFTDVIDYHGTSINPMNVFVSKSMTSVLKVLETGSGNVLANVREIPVNARDMARSIIGQMNSADIHGIFSGCEDMRPLLGVPIDAGMCGIASYSGINPFAALMEMGIRTRIIPLSAVMSVKELKRLD; this is encoded by the coding sequence ATGCCAGACGCAGAGACACAGCGCAAACTGATAGAGATCCTACGTATTCTAAGCGAGTCTAACGGCGAAGTGGGCGCCAGGAAGATCGCCGAGGAGCTTAACCGGCGGGGCTACAACTTAGGCGAGCGCGCCACGCGATACCATCTGCGGATGCTCGACGAGCGGGGATTCACCAAGAAGCACGGCTACCTGGGCCGCGTCATCACCCCCCTTGGCGAAGAGGAGATGGAGCATGCCCTCGTTACGGATCGCCTGGGCTTTGTTTCGACCCGCATCGAGAACTACGAGTATAAGACCACCTTCGACCCCTTGAGCGATACGGGCGATGTGGTCGTCAATATCTGCTACATCGATAAGGCGGACTGCGACCGTTCCCTGGCCATGCTGAAGCGCGTCGTGGAAGCGGGCTATGCCATCAGCCCCCGCCTCAAGGTGGTCGACGAAGGCGAGGAGATCCTGGAGAACGACGTTCCCGAAGGCCAGATGGCGCTCGCCACGTTCTGCAGCATCACCATCGACGGCGTCCTCTTAAAGAGAGGCATACCCGTGAACCTGAAGTACGGCGGCATCTTACGGGTTAAGAATCATAAAGCCGAGCGCTTCACCGACGTCATCGATTACCACGGCACGTCCATCAACCCCATGAACGTCTTCGTATCAAAGAGTATGACGTCGGTGCTTAAGGTCCTTGAGACGGGCTCGGGCAACGTGCTGGCCAACGTCCGGGAGATACCGGTGAACGCACGCGATATGGCCCGGAGCATCATCGGCCAGATGAATAGTGCCGATATCCACGGCATATTTTCGGGCTGCGAAGATATGCGGCCCCTGCTGGGAGTGCCGATCGATGCTGGCATGTGCGGTATCGCGAGCTATTCGGGAATCAACCCGTTCGCCGCGCTTATGGAAATGGGCATACGAACGCGCATCATACCGCTGTCCGCGGTGATGAGCGTAAAAGAGCTGAAGAGGCTGGATTAA
- the pyrG gene encoding glutamine hydrolyzing CTP synthase, translating to MKYVVVTGGVMSGLGKGITAASTGRILKNKGYKVTAIKIDPYINIDAGTMSPFQHGEVYVLKDGGEADIDLGHYERFMDINLTSEHNITTGKIYKTVIEKERRGDYLGKTVQIIPHITNEIKERIRHIAKKSGADICLVEVGGTVGDIESMPFLEAVRQMRAEEKKEDITLIHVTLVPIDTMDEQKTKPTQHSVKELRELGIQPDIIVARCKKPLARSTKQKIALFTDVPEQAVISANDSDDIYKVPIQLEKEGMAEVVMKHMNLQPLDDSKSWNEMVSRLVACDKSLTVAILSKYGIEDVYLSVKEALKHAGIATGAKIRIKWVESEDLEKADDLAPFFADVDGILVPGGFGTRGIEGNIKGIQYAREHNIPYLGLCLGFQLATIEFTRNVVGYKDATSSEFSATGTHVIDLLPEQKDIKNMGGTMRLGEHKLWIKDNTLAHRLYGSTKISERHRHRYEVNPDLIDEIESHGLVYSAKNDNRMEILELPSHRFFLATQFHPEFKSRPERPSPPFLGFVQAMLDAKKPEAGKITAESPREPLTSP from the coding sequence GTGAAATACGTTGTAGTGACCGGCGGTGTGATGAGCGGCTTAGGAAAAGGCATTACGGCGGCGTCGACGGGCCGTATCCTGAAGAACAAGGGGTACAAGGTCACGGCCATCAAGATCGACCCGTACATCAACATCGACGCCGGCACCATGAGCCCGTTCCAGCACGGCGAGGTCTACGTCCTGAAGGACGGCGGCGAGGCCGACATCGACCTGGGCCACTACGAGCGGTTCATGGACATCAACCTCACCTCTGAGCACAATATCACCACCGGTAAGATCTACAAGACCGTCATCGAAAAGGAGCGCCGCGGCGACTACCTGGGCAAGACGGTCCAGATCATCCCCCATATCACCAACGAGATCAAGGAGCGCATCCGCCATATCGCCAAGAAAAGCGGCGCCGATATTTGTTTAGTCGAAGTCGGCGGCACCGTGGGCGACATCGAAAGCATGCCCTTCCTGGAGGCGGTCCGCCAGATGCGGGCCGAGGAAAAGAAAGAGGATATTACGCTAATACACGTCACGCTGGTTCCCATCGACACCATGGACGAGCAGAAGACGAAGCCCACGCAACACTCCGTTAAGGAGTTACGCGAACTGGGCATTCAGCCAGACATCATCGTGGCCCGGTGCAAGAAGCCCCTGGCCCGGTCCACAAAGCAAAAGATCGCGCTGTTCACGGACGTGCCCGAGCAGGCGGTTATCAGCGCCAACGACTCGGACGATATTTATAAGGTGCCAATCCAGCTGGAGAAGGAAGGCATGGCGGAAGTGGTGATGAAACACATGAACCTCCAGCCGCTCGACGACTCGAAATCGTGGAACGAGATGGTCTCGCGGCTGGTCGCCTGCGACAAGAGCCTGACCGTCGCCATCCTGAGCAAGTACGGCATCGAGGACGTGTACCTGAGCGTGAAAGAGGCGCTCAAGCACGCGGGCATCGCCACCGGGGCGAAAATCAGGATCAAGTGGGTCGAGTCCGAGGATCTGGAAAAAGCGGATGACCTGGCGCCATTCTTCGCGGACGTCGACGGCATTTTAGTGCCGGGCGGCTTCGGCACCCGGGGCATCGAGGGCAACATCAAGGGCATCCAGTATGCCCGGGAGCATAATATTCCTTACCTGGGCCTGTGCCTGGGCTTCCAGCTCGCGACCATCGAGTTCACGAGGAATGTTGTCGGCTATAAGGACGCCACGAGCAGCGAGTTCAGCGCCACGGGCACGCACGTCATAGACTTATTGCCCGAGCAGAAGGACATCAAGAACATGGGAGGCACCATGCGGCTTGGCGAGCATAAGCTGTGGATCAAGGACAACACCCTGGCCCACCGGCTTTACGGCTCCACAAAGATCAGCGAGAGGCACAGGCACCGCTACGAGGTCAACCCGGACCTCATCGACGAGATCGAGAGCCACGGCCTGGTGTATTCGGCCAAGAACGACAACCGTATGGAGATATTAGAGCTGCCTTCCCATAGATTCTTTTTAGCCACGCAGTTCCACCCCGAGTTCAAGTCGAGACCCGAGAGGCCTTCGCCCCCATTCCTCGGGTTCGTGCAGGCGATGCTGGACGCGAAGAAGCCCGAGGCGGGCAAGATCACGGCCGAGAGCCCCAGGGAACCGTTGACCTCCCCGTAA